A single region of the Pseudanabaena sp. FACHB-2040 genome encodes:
- a CDS encoding ABC transporter permease: MTSSPSTSNSQQFSDVWSRFVGILTGDTTLYIVKRLLQALLTLLLASALSFFVIQLAPGNFLDQYRQSPQFSPETLQQLEQQFGLDRPIWEQYWRWLTQIVTRGNFGISFAYQRPVLDMLWERIPNTLLLSFASLVLTWAIAIPLGIIGAVHQNRGVDRFLRVLSYMGQGMPTIITGLLLLYFAQLTTPLFPIGGRTSIYHADLTWFGQIVDVLWHMILPTIALTITSFAGLQRITRGQLLDVLRQDYIQTARAKGLPENRVIYVHALRNAINPLITLLGFEFAGLLSGAFITETFFNWPGLGRLILQAVTSQDLYVVMASLMMGATLLIIGNLLADLALSFSDPRIKLSEMN; the protein is encoded by the coding sequence ATGACTTCTAGCCCATCGACATCTAACAGCCAACAGTTTTCCGATGTCTGGAGTCGCTTTGTGGGAATTCTCACGGGCGATACCACGCTGTACATCGTGAAGCGTCTGCTACAGGCCTTGCTGACTTTATTGCTGGCCTCGGCTCTGAGCTTTTTTGTGATTCAGCTAGCGCCGGGCAACTTTTTGGATCAGTACCGGCAAAGTCCTCAGTTTTCGCCCGAAACGCTGCAGCAGCTAGAGCAGCAGTTTGGCCTAGATCGGCCGATCTGGGAGCAGTATTGGCGCTGGTTGACCCAAATCGTGACGCGAGGCAACTTTGGCATTAGCTTTGCCTACCAGCGACCTGTGCTAGACATGCTGTGGGAGCGGATCCCCAACACGCTGCTGCTGTCATTTGCATCGCTGGTGTTGACTTGGGCGATCGCAATTCCCCTAGGCATTATCGGGGCAGTCCATCAAAATCGCGGCGTCGATCGATTTCTTAGAGTGCTGAGCTACATGGGCCAGGGAATGCCGACCATCATTACCGGCCTACTGCTGCTGTACTTTGCCCAGCTGACTACCCCGCTGTTTCCAATTGGGGGGCGCACCAGCATTTACCACGCTGACCTGACTTGGTTTGGGCAGATCGTTGATGTGCTTTGGCACATGATTTTGCCGACGATTGCCCTGACCATTACCAGCTTTGCCGGGCTCCAGCGCATTACGCGGGGGCAGCTGCTAGACGTGCTGCGGCAGGACTACATTCAGACGGCGCGGGCTAAGGGCTTGCCCGAAAACCGAGTAATCTATGTCCATGCTCTGCGTAACGCCATTAACCCGCTGATCACGCTGCTAGGCTTTGAATTTGCTGGACTGCTGAGCGGCGCGTTTATTACCGAGACCTTCTTTAACTGGCCGGGCTTGGGTCGCCTAATTTTGCAGGCGGTCACGTCACAGGATCTTTATGTGGTGATGGCTAGCCTAATGATGGGTGCGACGCTGCTGATTATCGGCAACCTGCTGGCTGATTTGGCCCTCAGCTTTAGCGATCCACGCATTAAGCTGTCGGAAATGAACTGA
- the infC gene encoding translation initiation factor IF-3, translating to MAKQHLLNRQIKVPQVLLIDHENQNRGLINTREALHIAEDVGLDLVVVSEGKDVPVAKILDYGKFQYQQNKRQRQSSKPTVKEVKLRPNVGASDYKLRIDRAVQWLDKGDSVKFMIHLRGREHQHRDRAAELLDRVVTDLGDAGKVQSLDKRSLMVLVTPG from the coding sequence ATAGCCAAGCAACATCTGCTCAACCGACAAATCAAGGTTCCTCAAGTGTTGTTAATTGACCACGAAAACCAAAATCGCGGTCTAATCAACACACGTGAGGCACTACATATTGCTGAAGACGTCGGGCTTGACCTAGTCGTGGTCTCTGAAGGCAAGGATGTTCCGGTTGCCAAGATTTTGGACTACGGCAAATTCCAGTATCAACAGAATAAGCGACAGCGCCAGAGTTCTAAGCCCACGGTCAAGGAAGTTAAGCTGCGTCCCAACGTTGGGGCATCCGACTACAAGCTACGGATCGATCGAGCTGTCCAGTGGCTAGACAAAGGCGACTCGGTGAAATTCATGATTCACCTGCGGGGTCGGGAGCACCAGCACCGAGACCGTGCTGCAGAGTTGCTAGACCGAGTGGTTACTGATCTAGGCGACGCCGGTAAGGTGCAGTCTTTAGATAAGCGATCGCTCATGGTGCTGGTGACGCCAGGATAG
- a CDS encoding adenine phosphoribosyltransferase, with protein MDLTDHIREIPDFPKPGILFRDITPLLAHPEALCYTVDLLAEQVADLKPDYIAGIESRGFIFGVPLAYRMSIGFAPVRKPGKLPAATHTAEYALEYGTDRLELHQDAFRPGSRVLIVDDLIATGGTAAATVKLIEKTGSEVAGFGFIIELTGLAGRDKLPDLPIISLLQY; from the coding sequence ATGGACTTAACGGATCATATTCGAGAGATTCCCGACTTTCCTAAACCCGGCATTCTCTTTCGCGACATTACGCCCTTGCTGGCTCACCCAGAAGCGTTGTGCTACACGGTAGACCTGTTGGCAGAGCAAGTCGCCGACCTCAAGCCCGACTACATTGCCGGGATCGAGTCTCGGGGGTTTATTTTTGGGGTGCCGCTGGCCTACCGCATGAGTATTGGCTTTGCGCCGGTGCGCAAGCCGGGTAAGCTACCGGCGGCCACTCATACTGCCGAATACGCGCTGGAGTACGGCACCGACCGGCTAGAGCTGCACCAAGATGCCTTTCGTCCCGGCAGCCGAGTTTTGATTGTGGACGATTTGATTGCTACCGGAGGAACGGCGGCGGCAACGGTTAAACTGATTGAAAAAACCGGATCTGAGGTCGCAGGGTTTGGCTTCATTATTGAGCTAACTGGGTTAGCTGGCCGTGACAAGCTGCCCGACTTGCCCATCATCTCTCTGCTGCAGTACTAA
- the folP gene encoding dihydropteroate synthase, producing MTTQTLPRPWKIRDRTFNWGSRTYLMGILNVTPDSFSDGGQFNSVEAALAQARHLAKTGTDILDIGGQSTRPGAEEIALADELNRVVPVIQAIRADSDEVVRTVPISVDTTRFEVARAAVRAGADIVNDISAGTFDKAMLSTVADLGVPIILMHMRGTPATMMQHTHYDDLIGDISEFLQHQINDAIAVGVNPSMIAVDPGIGFAKTYPQNLELLRRLRDFHSLGCPLLVGPSRKRFIGWILDQPDPQQRVWGTAAACCAAIAGGADILRVHDGPEMHDVLQVADAVWRSAADQGR from the coding sequence ATGACGACTCAAACTCTTCCCCGTCCGTGGAAAATTCGCGATCGCACCTTCAACTGGGGCAGCCGCACCTACCTAATGGGCATTCTCAACGTCACGCCCGATAGCTTCAGTGATGGTGGGCAGTTCAACAGCGTTGAGGCAGCCCTGGCCCAGGCGCGGCATCTCGCAAAAACAGGTACCGACATTCTTGATATAGGCGGCCAATCCACCCGGCCTGGGGCCGAGGAAATTGCTTTGGCAGATGAACTGAACCGCGTGGTGCCTGTGATTCAAGCCATTCGGGCCGACTCAGATGAAGTGGTGCGCACCGTTCCTATTTCGGTAGACACGACTCGCTTTGAGGTAGCGCGGGCGGCGGTGCGGGCCGGTGCCGATATCGTCAACGACATCTCTGCCGGTACCTTCGACAAAGCTATGCTCTCTACTGTGGCGGATTTGGGTGTGCCCATTATTTTGATGCACATGCGCGGCACGCCTGCCACCATGATGCAGCACACCCACTACGATGACCTGATTGGCGACATCTCCGAATTTTTGCAGCATCAGATCAACGATGCGATCGCAGTTGGGGTCAATCCCAGCATGATTGCCGTCGATCCGGGAATTGGTTTTGCTAAGACCTATCCGCAAAACTTGGAGCTGCTGAGGCGGCTTAGAGACTTTCACAGCCTGGGCTGCCCGCTGCTGGTTGGCCCGTCGCGCAAACGCTTCATCGGCTGGATTCTGGATCAGCCAGACCCTCAGCAGCGGGTCTGGGGTACGGCGGCGGCCTGCTGTGCTGCCATTGCAGGCGGAGCCGACATTTTACGGGTTCACGATGGCCCTGAAATGCATGATGTGCTGCAAGTGGCCGATGCGGTTTGGCGCTCTGCAGCGGATCAAGGGCGCTAA
- the ffh gene encoding signal recognition particle protein has product MFEALSERFESAWKSLRGQDKISESNVQEALREVRRALLEADVNLQVVKDFINDVQEKALGAEVISGVNPTQQFIKIVNDELVKVMGETNEPLADVANKPTVVLMAGLQGTGKTTASAKLALHLRKSNRTTMLVATDVYRPAAIDQLVTLGKQIDVPVFEMGSDANPVDIAREGVAKAKEAGIDTVIVDTAGRLQIDPTMMAELANIKQAIQPDEVLLVVDAMTGQEAANLTRTFHEEIGITGAILTKMDGDSRGGAALSVRQISGKPIKFVGVGEKVEALQPFYPDRLASRILGMGDVLTLVEKAQEAVDIADVEKMQEKILQAKFDFDDFLKQTRLMKSMGSLGGIMKLIPGMGNKISSEMLEQGEVQLKRVESMINSMTREERKNPELLSGSPSRRRRIASGSGHGEKDVSKLVSDFQKMRSLMQQMGSGQMGFPGMGGGFPGMGGGGLPGMGGGFPGMGGGPQPGFRNPGGQGKKQKKQKKKKGFGQL; this is encoded by the coding sequence ATGTTTGAAGCCCTTTCTGAGCGTTTTGAGTCGGCCTGGAAATCGTTACGCGGCCAGGACAAAATTAGTGAATCCAACGTGCAGGAGGCGCTGCGAGAAGTTCGTCGCGCCCTGCTAGAAGCCGATGTCAACCTCCAGGTCGTCAAAGACTTTATCAACGACGTCCAGGAAAAGGCACTGGGCGCGGAGGTCATCTCGGGGGTCAACCCAACCCAGCAGTTCATCAAGATTGTTAACGATGAGCTGGTCAAGGTCATGGGGGAGACCAACGAACCCCTAGCCGATGTTGCTAACAAGCCCACAGTGGTGCTCATGGCGGGTTTGCAGGGCACGGGTAAGACTACAGCTTCGGCCAAACTAGCGCTGCACCTGCGCAAAAGCAACCGCACCACTATGCTGGTCGCTACTGACGTCTACCGACCGGCGGCAATTGATCAGCTCGTCACCCTGGGTAAGCAGATCGATGTGCCCGTCTTTGAAATGGGGTCTGATGCTAACCCGGTAGACATTGCCCGCGAAGGCGTAGCCAAAGCCAAAGAAGCAGGCATAGACACCGTCATCGTAGACACGGCAGGTCGTCTGCAAATCGACCCGACCATGATGGCGGAATTGGCCAATATCAAGCAGGCCATTCAGCCCGATGAAGTGCTGCTGGTGGTCGATGCCATGACCGGCCAAGAAGCCGCCAACCTGACCCGCACCTTCCATGAAGAGATCGGCATTACTGGGGCCATTCTGACCAAGATGGATGGCGATTCGCGGGGTGGCGCGGCGCTGTCGGTGCGGCAGATCTCTGGCAAGCCGATCAAGTTCGTCGGCGTCGGCGAAAAAGTTGAGGCCCTGCAGCCCTTCTACCCAGACCGATTAGCCTCCCGCATTCTCGGCATGGGCGACGTGCTCACCCTGGTTGAAAAAGCCCAGGAAGCGGTCGACATTGCCGATGTCGAAAAAATGCAGGAAAAAATTCTACAGGCCAAGTTTGACTTCGATGACTTCTTGAAGCAGACCCGCCTGATGAAGAGCATGGGGTCGCTGGGCGGTATCATGAAGCTGATTCCCGGCATGGGCAACAAGATTTCTAGCGAAATGCTGGAGCAGGGCGAAGTGCAGCTCAAGCGCGTGGAGTCGATGATCAACTCCATGACCCGCGAAGAGCGCAAGAACCCTGAACTGCTCTCGGGCTCTCCTAGCCGCCGTCGCCGCATTGCCTCTGGCTCCGGACACGGTGAAAAAGACGTCAGTAAGCTGGTCAGCGATTTTCAGAAGATGCGATCGCTCATGCAGCAAATGGGCTCAGGCCAAATGGGCTTCCCTGGTATGGGCGGCGGTTTTCCTGGCATGGGTGGCGGTGGACTCCCCGGCATGGGTGGCGGCTTCCCCGGCATGGGTGGTGGCCCCCAACCCGGTTTCCGCAATCCTGGCGGTCAAGGCAAAAAGCAGAAGAAGCAGAAGAAGAAAAAGGGGTTTGGTCAGCTGTAG
- the psbQ gene encoding photosystem II protein PsbQ — protein MARFRPILGIILAAIATFIVSCGGAAPKQPLTYTPEILQKVQIYAPAVNDLRDRFPELQGYIQDKDWVDVSSFIHGPLGEMRFQMNRLAATLLPKDAEQAKQLAKEVYVHLERMDQAASEGNQVIVGQEYRNALDDFDAFLNLVPSNG, from the coding sequence ATGGCACGATTTCGGCCAATTCTCGGCATAATTCTGGCTGCGATCGCAACCTTTATCGTGAGCTGCGGTGGGGCTGCGCCTAAGCAACCTCTCACCTACACCCCTGAGATTCTACAAAAAGTCCAGATCTACGCACCGGCTGTAAACGATCTGCGCGATCGTTTCCCCGAACTGCAAGGCTACATCCAGGACAAGGACTGGGTAGACGTGAGCAGCTTTATCCACGGGCCGCTGGGCGAAATGCGGTTTCAGATGAACCGTTTGGCAGCAACCCTGCTGCCCAAGGATGCAGAGCAGGCCAAGCAGCTGGCTAAGGAAGTGTACGTCCACCTAGAGCGGATGGATCAGGCGGCCTCCGAAGGCAATCAAGTGATTGTGGGTCAGGAGTACCGCAACGCCCTAGATGACTTCGATGCCTTTCTCAACCTGGTTCCCAGCAACGGATAA
- a CDS encoding FAD-dependent oxidoreductase, translated as MSRVTLIGCGVIGAMIAYELSQLPELEVCVLDQQPPAQGSTGAALGVLMGIISHKVKGRNWRLRETSLRRYETLIPELEAKLGRSIPFNRQGILSLCFDSAELPRWESLQHIRETQGYPLEIWPPAQIAAACPYLNLSGVAAAIYSPQDRQIDPTALTLALVEAARQQGVSFHFDRQVTGLRPHNGHSLLIETAAGSLEADTVILASGTGSSALTQTLNQAVPIGPVLGQALQLKLAAPLGQIDFQPVVNGNDIHLVPLGGGSYWIGATVEFPTDTDPDWVLGLKLEQERLEEVRQGAIAFCPALADATVTETWFGLRPRPQGQPAPVITQLPGHPQVWVTAGHYRNGVLLAPATALHLREKLAQS; from the coding sequence ATGAGTCGAGTCACCCTTATCGGCTGTGGTGTGATTGGGGCCATGATTGCCTACGAACTGAGCCAACTCCCTGAGCTGGAAGTTTGCGTCCTCGATCAGCAGCCCCCGGCCCAAGGGTCAACTGGGGCTGCTTTGGGCGTTTTAATGGGCATTATTAGCCACAAAGTTAAGGGGCGCAACTGGCGGCTGCGCGAAACCAGCCTGCGCCGCTACGAAACCCTGATCCCAGAACTAGAAGCTAAGCTGGGCCGCTCCATCCCGTTCAACCGCCAGGGCATTCTCAGCTTGTGTTTTGATTCGGCAGAACTGCCCCGCTGGGAGTCGCTTCAGCACATTCGAGAAACCCAGGGCTACCCGCTGGAGATCTGGCCCCCGGCCCAGATTGCGGCTGCCTGTCCTTATCTCAATCTTAGTGGCGTAGCGGCCGCTATCTACTCTCCCCAAGACCGCCAGATCGACCCGACCGCCCTCACGCTGGCCCTAGTTGAAGCTGCTCGGCAGCAGGGCGTGAGCTTTCACTTTGACCGGCAGGTAACTGGGCTTCGCCCTCACAACGGCCATTCTCTGCTGATTGAAACGGCTGCGGGTAGTCTGGAGGCAGACACGGTCATCCTGGCCTCGGGCACCGGCAGCAGTGCCCTCACCCAAACCCTCAACCAGGCAGTGCCCATTGGCCCAGTACTGGGGCAGGCACTTCAGCTCAAGCTAGCAGCACCGTTGGGCCAGATCGACTTTCAGCCCGTGGTTAACGGCAATGATATTCACCTGGTGCCGCTGGGCGGAGGCAGTTACTGGATCGGGGCAACCGTTGAATTTCCCACCGATACTGACCCTGACTGGGTGCTGGGCCTGAAGCTAGAACAAGAGCGCCTGGAAGAGGTGAGACAGGGTGCGATCGCATTTTGCCCTGCCCTGGCAGATGCCACCGTCACTGAAACCTGGTTTGGCCTGCGGCCCCGGCCCCAAGGTCAGCCAGCCCCTGTGATTACCCAACTACCGGGGCATCCCCAGGTGTGGGTAACTGCAGGGCACTACCGCAACGGTGTGTTGCTGGCTCCGGCAACGGCACTGCATTTGCGGGAGAAATTGGCTCAGAGTTAA
- a CDS encoding SDR family NAD(P)-dependent oxidoreductase: MNFEGKTALVTGASRGIGRAIAHELARQGVQKILLIARNPQRLADVVTEIEYLNAEAIALSLDLADPVSVNVAIANAWRQHGPIHLLVNCAGVAHQAPFLKTRLPHVQTEIATNLVGLYTITRLIARRMATRREGHIVNVSSLMGKVAAPTMATYSATKFAILGFTQALRGELAPYNVKVAALLPSLTDTDMVRDFQWFRWVKPATPEQVAQALIRGLHRGTPEILVDWQSQMALWCQRLSPWLLDRVVQQASPLPDRPLPLR, translated from the coding sequence ATGAATTTTGAAGGAAAAACAGCTCTGGTCACCGGAGCATCTAGAGGCATTGGCCGTGCGATCGCACATGAACTGGCCCGACAAGGTGTTCAAAAAATCTTGCTGATCGCCCGCAACCCACAGCGTTTGGCAGACGTTGTTACCGAAATCGAATATCTCAATGCCGAAGCGATTGCGCTGTCCCTTGATCTAGCCGATCCCGTCAGCGTCAACGTCGCCATTGCCAACGCCTGGCGGCAGCACGGCCCCATTCACCTGCTAGTCAACTGCGCTGGAGTAGCTCACCAGGCTCCCTTCCTCAAAACTCGCCTGCCTCATGTGCAGACTGAAATTGCCACCAACCTGGTGGGGCTCTACACCATTACCCGACTGATCGCCCGCCGCATGGCCACCCGCCGCGAAGGGCACATCGTGAATGTCTCCAGCCTTATGGGCAAAGTCGCTGCTCCGACAATGGCTACCTATTCGGCTACCAAGTTCGCCATTCTCGGCTTTACTCAGGCGCTTCGCGGCGAGCTAGCCCCTTACAACGTCAAGGTTGCAGCCCTATTGCCCTCGCTGACCGACACCGACATGGTGAGAGACTTTCAGTGGTTTCGCTGGGTCAAGCCCGCCACCCCCGAACAAGTCGCCCAAGCCCTAATCCGGGGCCTGCACCGCGGTACGCCTGAAATTTTGGTGGACTGGCAAAGCCAGATGGCGCTTTGGTGCCAGCGCCTCTCGCCCTGGCTGCTAGACCGAGTGGTGCAGCAGGCTTCTCCACTACCCGACCGTCCACTGCCACTGAGATAA
- a CDS encoding THUMP domain-containing protein, whose amino-acid sequence MSSQYFATVARGLEPLAVQELEALGAEAIEPGFCGVGFSGDRSLLYRVNLWARLPFRVLVKLDEFSCQTAEDLYQGIRTIDWQPYLTPTHTLAVTATGKSRQLNHTHFTALQVKNAIVDQQQAAFGERSSVDTEQPDVRINIHLEHDQCTVSLDSSGSSLHRRGYRPAVGAAPLKESLAAALIQLTGWQPDMPFFDPLCGSGTLPLEASLKALNVAPGLFREQFGFETWPDFDDDLWDGLLQEAEDSQREDLEAVIVGCDRDPEVIRQARANALNCGVGHLVKFSSEELDSVEAPADHGVLLCNPPYGERLGRDENLGQFYKLLGNVLKQRFKGWTAFVLSGNKELASTIGLRSSQRFPVYNGSLPCQLMKYELY is encoded by the coding sequence ATGTCGAGCCAGTATTTTGCGACGGTTGCCCGCGGCCTTGAACCCCTTGCTGTACAAGAGCTAGAGGCTCTAGGAGCAGAGGCTATAGAGCCTGGTTTTTGTGGGGTGGGCTTTAGCGGCGATCGCAGCCTACTCTACCGAGTGAACCTTTGGGCCAGACTGCCTTTCCGGGTCTTGGTGAAGTTAGATGAATTTTCGTGTCAGACGGCTGAAGATCTCTATCAGGGTATCCGGACAATCGACTGGCAGCCCTACCTAACGCCAACCCATACCCTGGCTGTTACCGCCACTGGCAAGAGCCGTCAGCTTAACCACACCCACTTCACGGCCCTACAGGTCAAAAATGCAATTGTCGATCAGCAGCAGGCTGCGTTTGGCGAGCGCTCCAGCGTCGATACGGAACAGCCTGATGTGCGGATCAATATTCACCTGGAGCATGACCAGTGCACCGTCAGCCTCGATAGCTCTGGCAGCAGTCTGCATCGTCGGGGCTATCGGCCTGCGGTTGGCGCAGCTCCGCTGAAAGAATCTCTAGCCGCTGCTCTAATTCAGCTAACGGGTTGGCAGCCGGATATGCCCTTCTTCGATCCGCTTTGTGGCTCTGGCACCTTGCCTCTGGAGGCTAGCCTGAAGGCTTTGAATGTTGCCCCTGGCTTGTTTCGCGAACAGTTTGGCTTTGAAACCTGGCCTGATTTTGATGACGACCTATGGGACGGCTTGCTGCAGGAGGCTGAAGACAGCCAGCGGGAGGATCTAGAGGCGGTGATTGTGGGTTGCGATCGCGACCCCGAAGTGATTCGCCAAGCCCGTGCGAATGCTCTTAACTGCGGGGTGGGTCATCTAGTGAAGTTTTCCTCAGAGGAACTGGACTCGGTAGAAGCTCCGGCGGATCATGGCGTTTTGCTGTGCAACCCGCCCTATGGGGAGCGGCTAGGCCGGGATGAAAACTTAGGCCAGTTTTACAAGCTTCTAGGCAATGTTTTGAAGCAGCGGTTTAAGGGCTGGACGGCGTTTGTCTTGAGCGGTAATAAGGAGCTAGCCAGTACAATTGGGCTGAGGTCGTCGCAACGCTTTCCGGTTTACAACGGCTCGTTGCCCTGCCAACTGATGAAGTACGAACTGTATTGA
- a CDS encoding DUF362 domain-containing protein, which produces MSASLTTHLQVAETSQFVYAPPDAARSARRILVKPNLGYPVGPPVTVSMEVLRRVLLGLRQVSPQAELLIVEGVCSPVAFEKIMAKNGLYDLLDQGIQVLDADTLDMVEYPNRATTPARFKSMWAPQILQEVDCRISVGAFKRTTLKGEFLISASLKNLYGLFPRARYKARSNSSRGQLHRPSVPLVLQDVYFTIGHLFDGAVVDCDQKFVSRDWKPDRGEAIPVGKVIWGNDLLTVDRAACEVAGEAIAPYLTAIQELR; this is translated from the coding sequence ATGTCTGCCTCCCTAACTACCCACCTCCAGGTTGCAGAGACATCTCAATTTGTTTATGCCCCGCCCGACGCTGCCCGCAGCGCTCGCCGCATTTTGGTTAAACCTAACCTGGGCTATCCGGTCGGCCCCCCAGTTACCGTCAGCATGGAGGTGCTGCGGCGAGTTTTGCTCGGCTTGCGTCAGGTCAGTCCCCAGGCTGAGCTCCTGATTGTAGAGGGCGTTTGCTCCCCCGTTGCCTTTGAAAAAATCATGGCCAAAAACGGCCTATATGATCTGCTTGATCAGGGCATTCAGGTGCTAGATGCCGACACGCTAGACATGGTGGAGTACCCCAACCGCGCCACTACTCCCGCCCGCTTCAAATCCATGTGGGCACCCCAGATCTTGCAAGAAGTAGACTGCCGCATCTCGGTTGGGGCCTTTAAGCGCACCACCTTAAAAGGCGAGTTCCTCATCTCAGCCTCCCTCAAAAACCTTTATGGGCTGTTCCCTCGCGCCCGCTACAAAGCTCGCAGCAACAGCTCACGCGGCCAGCTACATCGCCCCTCAGTCCCGCTGGTCTTGCAAGACGTGTATTTCACTATCGGCCACCTGTTTGATGGGGCTGTGGTGGACTGTGACCAAAAGTTCGTCAGCCGCGACTGGAAGCCAGATCGGGGCGAAGCTATCCCCGTTGGCAAAGTGATTTGGGGCAATGATTTACTGACCGTGGACAGAGCTGCCTGTGAGGTAGCGGGGGAAGCGATCGCACCTTATCTGACAGCCATCCAAGAATTGCGCTAG
- a CDS encoding helix-turn-helix transcriptional regulator has protein sequence MVNVIPEFAKARGCKNAYELCKATGLPQATIYRLYNDPTAYPSKETQEAICRALDAQPGDFLRYVPDEDKE, from the coding sequence ATGGTGAACGTCATACCGGAATTTGCAAAAGCCAGGGGTTGCAAGAACGCCTACGAGTTGTGTAAGGCTACAGGGTTGCCTCAGGCCACCATTTATAGGCTTTATAACGATCCAACGGCCTACCCTTCTAAAGAAACCCAAGAGGCTATTTGTAGAGCCTTGGATGCGCAACCCGGGGATTTTTTGCGTTATGTCCCTGATGAGGATAAGGAATAG